Below is a genomic region from Bactrocera neohumeralis isolate Rockhampton unplaced genomic scaffold, APGP_CSIRO_Bneo_wtdbg2-racon-allhic-juicebox.fasta_v2 ctg7927, whole genome shotgun sequence.
TCCGGCACGACGAGCGGGTATTTTCAGTCGCCATACAGCGGGTCGCCGGTGAAGGCAGCGCTGAACAGCAATGCGGGGAGTAGCGGCAACGCGACGCGGAACAGCGTCTCGGGTCGCACCACGACGCCGTTCATCCACACACCGTCTTCCGGTTCGGGCCACGGCGGAGGCGTTGTACCACCTGCCCCGTCCACTCAGCAACAATCCCTCATTCCACCACCCCCGCTGCTAGCAGGTCTCCGTCCTTCACCATTGAGTCACGTCCAGGGTAACTCTCCACGAATGCGCCTTCCTCTCCTCTCCCTCGCTGGCGCGGATGACACCGTCTCTTCGCAGACCCAGTCACCGGTCTCTGTCCAGTCAGGTCACAACGCCTCCTTTCGTCAGCTACCTGAGGGCGCAAAGGTGGCCGCCGACGGGAAGCTCCACATGTCCTTTTCGGTCGTTACGACGCCTGGTTGCGAAATGAACGTGCCTTTGGATGTCAATGTGAGCGATGTGCACTGCAAAGTGGTTGACAACCAGCCAAACTACTTTGTGGCGTTCAGCGACGACATTAGGGGGCAAATTGCTACAAAGATCAAGGAAGTCGCGGCACAAACGCAGTCGTCGTCCAAGACCCCCGTCTCACAACACCTCGAGTTGCACCACGTCTCCGCGAGGAGGCCTGCAGCAATCCCCCGGGAGCGGAAGCGGGTTTCACAGAGGCAGCGGCAAGCGGTCACCACCAGCGTGGGTGCCCTCCGCGTCGTCGGCGGCCCATACTAACTCCCCGAGTTATCGAGCTCCGTTCCGCGCACCGGACGCTCTCTCGCCTCTCTTCCTCCAGCACTTTTCACTCCTACCAACCGGTTCGTGACGCCGCCCAACAAGAGGGCCTCCCTCCCGACGGTGACAGGCCCGATCCTAAGCGTGGCGACCGGTACGCAGGACTCCGCAACGGAGAAGCCGCCAACGCCGGCCTGCGTCTCCTTGCGAGGCGGCTAAGGAAGCATCCGGCACGTACTTTCTGTCTTGCTACAGCAGCAACCACCGGACAAACCCGCCAATCGTAAGCATTCTTAACGTTGGTGGAACGCACCTCGCGCCGCTCTCCACGGCCCACTCCCCGCGCTTACAGGTGCCGCCAACGCGAAGCCGCGGAAGGGTTCTCGGACAAATAGATTATACTGTTCTTGTCTTTTCTCCCTCTTTCTCTTTTCTGCTTTTCTCGGACATGCGCGGCCTGAACGCACACGCACCGCTGCGGAGGACATCTATGtcgtgttctttttttttttttgctgctgcgGGTTTCACTTCCGTTTCTCTGTTCTCACCATTGGCCCCACTGGCCTACGGATGccttcattgtttttttttcccccttctCTCCCTTTTTTCTTTGCATTCCTGCGCTCCTACCATCTCTCTCTGTGCtctctctttgtttttttttctcttttttgcttGGCAAACAGACTCGCAAATGTATACAACAACGACATCGAACGACTCCACACACCAGTCTAACGGATTTCCCAGTCCGCTGTACGCGGGCTGCCAATCGAAAAGGATGTGGCGGGTAGGAGAGGAAAACGAGGGAGGGGTCAGACAACACGCTGGTGCCTTTACCTTTTGTCCACCGTCTACCTTTGCCGGCAAGAAAGACAGGGAAAAGAAGAACACCGCGAACAAGGGCGGGTACAGGTACGCAGTGAACTGTTGCTTGCGAGTTGGTGCTTGGGAATTCGGTGTCCCCTACCATTTCCGCCTATCATCCACACGAACAGCGCCACCACGAACGTTGCGCGCCGCATTCCGCTACGTCGCATGCTGTAACCTCGTTTGGTGACGCAGGCGGCATGCGCGCTGACTTCGTTGATATGTTCTGCGTTAATTGTCTTTTCGAGCTCCTTATGGTCTGAAGTGAATAGGTGCcgtatttttttcttcaccAAGCGTGGCCTTCTTCTCCACAGATACCCGTACTGTGACGACTTTGTGGTGACGAAGTGTTTATCCGGTCACTAAAAGGAGAGGCGGAGAGTGTCAGGGAACGCTACCGACTTACACCTAACGGGGTAGTCCATTGATAAGGCATAGCCGGtgacaacaacacacacacacacacacacacacacacgcgcgaaggaaaaaaaaaaagacgggTAGCCGCATTCCGCCACGTCCCTGCTTTACGTGTCGTACTGCTTTGGTGTTACAGGTCCAATTGCCCTTGGCAATTCACTGCGCCTCCTCTCTTGACGAGCAATGGATTCGTTAGTGGCCGGTGCTGCGGCGGGTCTTTTCGTAGACCTTAGCCTTTACCCGATCGACACCATAAAGACGCGGTTGCAGTCAAAAGAGTGGCTTCTTCGCGGCCGGTGGGTTTTCAAGAATCTACAAAGGCCTCAGTGCGGTGGCGGTTGGATCTATCCCAGGCGGAGCCGCTTTTTCGCGTACGATAGCGTGAAGCGCGCGTTGCTAAGCCTGAACAATGTCACCATCACCAACAACGCCACCACCGAGATGAGCCTTTCGATCTTCGCATCACAGATGGTTGCGGCGGCTTGTGGAGAGTCCACCGCGTGCTTCATCCGCGTACCGGTGGAAATGGTCAAGCAACAGATGCAGGCAGGCCACCACCGGTATTCGGCTTTACAACACATTACAAACAATGTCGCACCAGGCGCTGCTGGCGATTCAGTTCTCCGTATTCGACTGACCGGAGTGCCGTATCTTCAAAGGGATTGCCATCATGCTCCTGCGTGAAATCCCCTTCTCCATCATTCAGATGTCACTGTATGAgcttttgaaattcaaaacaaacaaGAGCGAGTGTTTGGCGCCGTATTACTACAAACTCCTGCCGGCCTACGGGGGCGCTTTGCAGGGCTTCGCCGCCTTAGTGACGACTCCGCTGGATGTGATAAAAACCCGCATCATGCTGCAGCCCAAACACCAGAAGGGCGGCGTTAGTGTCATTGGGCACGTCATCCGCGACATCGTCGCTGAACCAGGACGTCCCGGCGACCGCTTCGACCCGCACAGTTCTTCAGAGGCGCCGCCACTCGCGTGCTCTGGATTTCGCTGGGGGGAGTATCTTTTTTGGTACCTACGAGTTCACGAAAAGGGTGTTGTCACAGAGCGTTCATCCGTGAAATAGTTGCCGGCAGTACGATCTTGGTTGAAGTTGTGATGGATGAAGGGAGCGTGGGCTGAAATGCCAGAAACAGGATGGAGATCGACAAGGGTGTGCATATCTCTAGTGGTTTTGGCTCGTTTCTGAACGACTGGATACTTTCATGGATCGACAATTGCGGAGTGTGTTCGTGTTTTTTGTTCCCCCTTCCGTTGTGGTGACGCCCTCCGTAAGTTTTGCCTTAGCGTcattcatatacataagtgttgTTTCTGTCGCTTTTACTGCATCGGTAACGAAAGTGAATCGAATGGCCGTTTCTTTTTTTCTGAACCGAAACAGTTCCTGCGACcgctacttttgttgttgtagtagtgaTCCCCAACTCGCGCAAATGGGCCCATCTTTGATATCTCACACCCGCTGCTGTTTTCTTGCTCCACTACCCTCctctctttttttctctttccaTCCTGTGatgttgtttgttgtagttTGCCCGCCCGTTCGACGTAGACGCACTCCTCGAACGTACCTCTCTTTTCAGTAGTtcattaacaagaaaaaaaaactggaatTCTCTTTTCTTCAGACCTTCACTTACAATTTACAGAGAATCTATTTATTCTCTCCTTCCTCTCCGCCTCCTTCTTTGCTCTTTCTTTCTTTCCCGCCCCCTCCTCTTTTTCCTACGTTGATTGTGAGGGGAGTGAGAGGTGCATTTGAGTTCCGCCTGACGATTCTCGTCTGGGATTCTGCCATTTTCTCTTTTCCTGATagtcttttcttttttgtttcgttttcatTCATCACTTGCCTCTTGTGTCTCTCTTTCTCTTCTCACATTTTGTTCTACTACAGCAAAAGCACTGTCTGaccttttttgtgtgtgtgtgtgtgttttctccTTTTCCTCTCCATCTCCTTTTCTCgttctttctttttgttttagtgGCTTTTGCGTCAGCGTAGTATAgtgcattcttccttttttctcCTCCTCTTCTCGCAGACAAACTTCTGTTGCACCTGGAAGGGGGAGGggctttctttcttttttttttttttttggcaccgcACTTTCACTCTCTCCTCTTAGGAAACGCACGCAACGACACACAGTAAGACGGGCTTGCAGACACCTCCGCACACAGAGTGTGGGTGTTTTTGCAGGCCTACAGCTCCCTTGTTCTCGCTTCTTTCTCTTCCTCCTTTTAGACTGTTTTCTTcctttctttctctctttttttttttgctactcgTATTTGTCGCTTTGCTCCCACCTCGGCACCATCTCTCTTACCTTTCCTTTCTGTCCTTTTGTATCCGTGtgcctctgtgtgtgtgtgtgtgcttcacTGAGGGGCCTTTCCCTTTTTCTCCTTCCTTTTTTGTTGCACGCCGACTCCTCCAGCTAACGTAGTcccttctttttcttctccACTTTTTTTTCTTACTCCTCCTTTTATGCTGGCGTTCTGTGCGGCGACCATATCTTTTCACACCATTTACACTGATTTGACGAACTGTTACTGTTCACCTTCGCGTTGAACAACCAGgtcgatttttctttttgtggttgttggttttactttttattgtttgtttgctCTCTCGCTGTTATCAGTCGTCATAGCCATGCCGTCGCAGGACTTTTTCTCGGTTCACGGAGCCTCCGCGGCCGTACGAGGGTCTTGTTCCTAGACCCAAGAGCAGAAACCTGCTTCTTGACCTGGACTCCACTCTCATTTATTCGTATGTGGGGAGACCCTCGGGGTTCACCGAGGACCCCTCGCGATGGCTAGTTAACGTTTTTGAAGAACCAAGCGGGGAGAAGGTTGAGTACTGCACCTTAATTCGGCCCTACGCCCAGGCTTTTGTTTCGCAGTGCTTGGAACACTACAACGTGTTTTTCTTGACCGCGGGGGACCGCAAGTACGCGGAGCCAATTTTCCAACAACTGTTTCCGCAGATTCCGGCTACGCAGCGGTTTTACCGGGACTCTTGCATTGAGAGCGCCCCAAATTACTTCACGAAGGATATTGAACACTTAGGCTTTTGCGTTGCACAACACCGTACTGCTGGACGACAACGCACCGCACAATACGATTCCCGAAACGAATGGCCTTTACTGCTGTCAGTTCGGGCCTGAAAACAACGAAGAGGACGGCTCACGCTGAGACGATCGAAGAATTAATGCAGGATCAGGCGTTAGTGCAGTACGGCAACCTGCTATGTGGCGAGTCCTTCCTCAGCCATGAGGACCTCCGCGAGCCCATTGCCACGTTCGCAAATATCATGAATACGCGACTGCTGGACACCGGGTGGTGAACGCGCCAATCTTTCACGCGCCTCTATGCCTGTCTCCGGTTCTGCTTTTCATTCTTCCGACACACTTGCCAACCGCCGCTCTTGAGCTTGCCGTGCGAGAGAAACGGGGTGAGAGAGCCAAAAACTACACGCATTCTTCATGCGTTACGTGGGCGACGTTGACGCCGCCGACGCTTTCTTGATGAAGGACCCCTTTCTTTCTCTCCCTCCCACTCCTGTGAACGCATGATCCGGCCTGcttcgtttttgcttttttttgacaAAGGGGGGGGGGGAACAAAACAAAAGGTGATactgtgtgcatgtgtgtgggtgGTCATCTCGGCTCTCCAGTTTGCTCGATTAATCCCTGCATTTGCCTTCCCATCTTCTGACGTTAAGCGCAATGAAacaaacaagcaacaacaacaaaaaagacgGTTTCCACGTGTTCGGCAAGCCACATACTCTCTGGACGGTCTATTGCCTCGTATTTTACACCGCTTCCTGCTCTCTTTCGCGTTACGCGGCTACCGTTTTCCTTTTCCTGTGCACTTTGCAGTCTCATGCCGGCTTGGCGGAAACTCGTGTTCCCgctgctttcttcttctttgaaTTGTgttatctgtgtgtgtgtgtgtgcgggcgCAAGTGTCCCGTGCTGTGCTGTGTTTTGCTGCGGCTGACTGCCGTTCTTTCACCGCACTCCTCCCTTTCTCTTCGTGCACTCGCGGCGGGCGAATGAGCACAGCTCCCTCTGTTGCTCCCCCCTCCTCCTCCCACACCTATCGCTGATGCTGGTGCCGTCCTTCAACCTTGGTACCCTGTTTTTGCGAGTCGCCACGCCGGTACATCGATTTTTGTTCTTCGGTCCAAGAACGTGCGTGATTTCGGCCGCGTGTGGTTACTGCTTGTCTTTGTTTCTCCCCCTTCCTCTGCAAACCCGCTTTTCTGTTCCTTTCCTCCGATAATAATTGCCTTTCACTGTCatcattcctttttttttttttggatgtgtctgcgtgtgtgtgtgtgtactgtTGACGCTCACCACTTTGAAAAACGCCCCCGGCTCCCGTCTTTTTCTTTCTGCACATTCACTTTTCGGGTTTTGACACTCACACCCGTTCTGTTGCCTCGGTGTTGGTGGTGCTATACGGTTTGGAAACTACAGGAGGGGAGAAAAAAGGACACTGCTTGCTTTCTGTTGTGTAGCGGCGCAGTAGCCAAGcgagcaaacaaacaaacgagCGCGTTGCCAAGTTGACCAGTTCGTTATCTGACCGCCAAGGGTCTCCTTCCATAATCCGCGTTCTTCTCTTTGGCTTCTTCTTTCTCACCCTCACTACCACCACCACACACTCACTCAAAAGGGAAAGAAAAAGGATGACTACTCAGCAAACTCTCGCGGCTTTTGTTATGTGGTATTGCCTCTTGCTTAAGGTTCCCAGACCCCTTATGCACTTTTTTCTTCCCTCACTCTAATGCGTGAATCGTTTACCACTATTGTTTGGAATGAAACCTGCAAAGTGCATCTTCTCGTCATAGTTTTGGTCTTTACAGGCGCTACGTTCTTTTCTCACTTCAAGTCATGTGCGCCACACGGCCTGTGCGTGACATTCTGAGTGTTCTTACTGTCCGCCTAGCGTCTTTTTAAGGCAGATTGCGCCCTTCATTCTCAATCATTCCTTCTCTGTCAACAGCCGCTGTGTCAATCGTGTCATCTGACCTTTTCAATTATGTGTTCtcacgtttttttattttctcttgagAAGAGAACCACTTCTGAACGACTAACGTCTTCTTTCAAGCGTGACTCATCGCCCTCTAAAGCTGTCGATGCACTGCTGAACCGTATCAACGTGCACTGAGAGTTTTTTGGACGGTCTCGCAGCGGCTCTTCCCCTCCTCCCTTTCTGAACCAATGTACCCGGCCTCTTTTCACTCGTACTCTGGTCTTCCAACTCTCGTCAGCGAATGCCGGGGTTCCACTTCGAGCTCGACgccttcaacttttttttgcatttttccacCTCTCTTCATACGGTTTCTGCCGCACTACCGCACCCAAACGAACCTTTCCGTGGCGTGTTAAAGTCCCCTCTATTTGTTCACGCTGGCGCCGTAAACGGTGCAGTGGTGATCTCTCTTCTTCAATTGTCGTCTCACTCGCTCCTTCTTGCTTTTCCTTCCAAATGCAGCTTCTCTCCTCCTCCTCTGGTTTTCCCGTCTTTGCGGTCCCGCTGCAGCTGTTTCCAGCCGTCTCGCACCATTGGCGCGGTTTCTAGCGTCGCTCACCCTCCTGTAGCATTcgaatcttttttttttcaagacagCCGCTCAGGAGTTCGCCCCTACCACGGCAGCATACTGCTAAGAGAGGGAAGGGGAACCAGGagcccttttttttttgtcaggtGTGACGTTGATCGGCACTGCGAAAggcgcttttttttttttgtgagtgTGATAAAACCTAGTGGACGAGAGCTTTTTCTGTATTCCAAGCGCGGTGCATCAGAGTTCTCTCGTTCCTTTTGGCCAGCCACTTGCCCACGCTGCGCACGTGAAAGACGGCTCACCGCGCTCCTACCAATCTTCTGTTGAGTGTCGGTCATGACTATCGAGTTTTTCCTTCTTGTGAACAAACAGGGCCAGACACGGCTCGCGGAGTATCACCGCTTTTTCTCAATCGACGAGCGTTCAGCGCTGGAAGGTGAGGTGCGGAAATGCCTCCAGCGAAGAGAGAGTGATTGCAACGTTCTGGACCATCTAAATTATAGGATTGTCTACCGGCGGTACGCTTCTCTGTTTTTTATTGTCGGGATGCAAACCCCAACGACTTTGGTAGCCACGCAGGGATCGGCGCGCTGCGGTGGCCCCGATGACGAAAACGAGCTCGCCATTCTCCCGAGTTCATCAGGCATTGGTCGAGGCACTGGATAAATACTTCGAGAATGTCTGCGAACTGGACGTCATGTTTAATGTCGAGAAGGTTCACTTTATCGTGCAAGAAATGCTGTCAAACGGCTGCGTGGCTGAAATGAACCAACGAAATCTTCTGGAGCCGGTCTTCATTCTGGACAATGCGTGACCACCTCCCTCCCTCCCGAACAAGGCCATTATGTTGTCGTCACGTATGGAAGCCGTTTTGCTCGCGACGGTTGGCGATGACGCCGTGAGTGCCGTCGTAGTCCCGCCGCAGCGCCACTCTGCTCCGCGAGGCAGAGGAAGGAGTCAAACGTGGCAACCGAAAGTCCAAgcagtacacacatacacacatagcgCGACAGTCTCCTGTCTCCCTCTagacgaaacgaaaaaaaaaaaaaaagattgcgTAAGCGGCGGCTTTGTTTTGCGTCTTTCATGTGAACACGCAATCCTCAAGGGAATCCACTTGAAAAGGGAGGAGACAACTGTTGCATCCTTAAAAAAAGCGCGGTCACTGCAAAGTACTCCCTCTTTTTTCTCTCTTACACCTTTTTCTTGGCAatacccttttttaaaaaagtctcACTCGTTGCTCTCATTGCAGACGGGCGCGTGCCCTGAAAAGGTTCCCTCATCATCTTGTTTTGTGTCCCCTGCAAACGATTTGCAACACGTAGACGTTGAGAACGTAGTTGACGGTAAACAATGGCTCGCGATCAGCTCCTGTTCGGACTCCGAAGGACAAGGAAAGGGAGGCGCACGAGGAGTGGCTCATGGAGCAGATTCGTCTGGAAAACATCAACCCTGTGCAAATTGCGGGGGAAAAGGTGTGGGATTTTTTTGGCGGTCTCTACAACGAGTACTTGTACAGCTCCGGTGtcctgctgctgttgttttccGCGTGGACGGTGTACCCTTCATTCGTGCGCTACCGACACAGCCACATCAAGCGTTACCGCCGCGATCAACTTGTCTTCCGACGGTGGTTCTTTGGCTCCGTCCACATGCCAAAATGGGATAAAAAACACCTGCAACGCATCGTCATTCCCCCTCCCCCACAGCCGCAGGAACAGCCAGATTTGTACTTTTCTGCCGCGGCGGC
It encodes:
- the LOC126767573 gene encoding S-adenosylmethionine mitochondrial carrier protein-like; this encodes MDSLVAGAAAGLFVDLSLYPIDTIKTRLQSKEWLLRGRWVFKNLQRPQCGGGWIYPRRSRFFAYDSVKRALLSLNNVTITNNATTEMSLSIFASQMVAAACGESTACFIRVPVEMVKQQMQAGHHRYSALQHITNNVAPGAAGDSVLRIRLTGVPYLQRDCHHAPA